A window of the Comamonas sp. Y33R10-2 genome harbors these coding sequences:
- a CDS encoding amidase, with amino-acid sequence MSSVKRSESMETVNQGMDRRSFIQGAAAVMGAAAVPAIPAMAKGKKELQMLDGYAWAEQIRRGDVTALEALDAAIARTEALPKLNAVVIKDYELARDLAKQMSALGAAARAAAAEKAPMWGTPFLIKDLNQYMKGTVTTNGCRFYKGAVAEYDSTLVARYKAAGLNIFGKTASPEFGQTATTESLLYGNTCNPWNAKHSAGGSSGGAAAVVAAGILPVAHASDGGGSIRIPASACGVFGLKPSRGRLPAGPVNMEGWMGLSMNHVVSRTVRDSAHLLDLTAGPEDGSRVIPSRDVEGSYLQALSRPEKKLRIAVWRKNYFGVPVHPDCQLALDKAVKACQDLGHEVYEAMPELPVAEMFTGMGVMTAVGMMVTISQREKLLGRSVREDEVEPLDWISLQKAKTYTAEQMYLARASFDTGGRLLDQFFNQYDLILTPTTAAPTPLLGKLSLNQPFETFMPEAMNSSPYTALFNMSGQPAMSVPVHWTADNIPVGAHFAARFGQEGRLLRLAAQLEQSIPWAGRQPDLSVFKA; translated from the coding sequence ATGTCTAGCGTCAAGAGGAGCGAGAGCATGGAGACAGTGAATCAGGGTATGGATAGGCGCAGCTTTATTCAAGGAGCTGCTGCTGTGATGGGTGCAGCGGCAGTGCCGGCAATACCTGCAATGGCCAAGGGAAAAAAGGAATTACAGATGCTTGATGGATATGCATGGGCTGAGCAGATTCGCCGTGGTGATGTCACTGCTCTGGAGGCACTGGATGCTGCCATCGCACGCACAGAAGCCTTGCCTAAGCTCAATGCCGTAGTCATCAAAGACTATGAATTGGCTCGTGACCTGGCCAAGCAAATGTCTGCACTGGGTGCAGCTGCCCGCGCAGCGGCGGCGGAAAAAGCGCCCATGTGGGGCACACCCTTCCTGATCAAGGACTTGAACCAGTACATGAAGGGCACGGTGACCACCAATGGCTGCCGTTTCTACAAAGGTGCTGTGGCCGAGTACGACAGCACGCTGGTGGCGCGCTACAAGGCTGCGGGTCTGAATATCTTTGGCAAGACGGCATCGCCAGAGTTTGGTCAGACAGCTACGACGGAATCTCTGCTGTACGGAAACACCTGCAATCCCTGGAATGCAAAGCACAGCGCCGGTGGCTCATCCGGCGGCGCGGCAGCTGTGGTTGCTGCGGGTATCTTGCCCGTGGCCCACGCCAGCGACGGTGGTGGCTCCATTCGCATTCCGGCGTCCGCTTGCGGCGTATTTGGTCTCAAGCCCAGCCGTGGCCGCTTGCCTGCAGGCCCGGTCAATATGGAAGGATGGATGGGCTTATCCATGAACCATGTGGTTAGCCGCACGGTACGTGACAGCGCCCATCTGCTGGACCTGACTGCAGGGCCAGAAGACGGATCGCGCGTCATTCCATCGCGAGATGTGGAAGGCAGTTATCTGCAGGCTTTGAGCCGGCCAGAGAAAAAGCTGCGCATTGCAGTCTGGCGGAAAAACTACTTTGGCGTACCCGTGCATCCGGACTGCCAGCTCGCACTGGACAAGGCCGTAAAGGCTTGCCAGGACCTGGGCCATGAGGTGTATGAGGCCATGCCAGAGCTGCCTGTGGCCGAGATGTTTACAGGCATGGGTGTGATGACGGCCGTGGGAATGATGGTCACCATCAGCCAGCGCGAAAAGCTGCTGGGCCGTTCAGTGCGTGAAGATGAGGTGGAGCCGCTGGACTGGATTTCTCTGCAAAAAGCCAAGACTTACACCGCCGAGCAAATGTATCTGGCGCGTGCCAGCTTCGACACAGGTGGCCGGCTGCTGGATCAGTTCTTCAATCAATACGATCTGATTCTGACTCCGACCACCGCAGCACCCACACCGCTGCTGGGCAAGTTATCTCTCAATCAGCCGTTTGAGACTTTCATGCCCGAGGCGATGAACTCCTCGCCTTATACAGCGCTATTCAATATGAGCGGCCAGCCGGCCATGTCTGTGCCAGTGCACTGGACCGCCGACAACATTCCGGTAGGCGCGCACTTTGCTGCGCGTTTTGGGCAGGAGGGGCGTCTTTTGCGACTGGCAGCTCAGCTGGAGCAAAGCATTCCATGGGCAGGTCGTCAACCTGATCTGTCCGTTTTCAAAGCGTAA
- a CDS encoding amidase, whose amino-acid sequence MQDNAADAERRKFLMGAAATAATAVAVTLPAAQASAKTTVQPSAQADVITMAAQIRKGDVTPLEALDAAIARVEALPRLNAVVIKDYEQAREHAKKISAMGRDARKQATDSAPLWGLPFVLKDLGMSMAGTVTSNGCAFFKDAVATQDSTLVARYKAAGLNIFGKTASPEFGMTTTTESKLYGATLNPWNIKHTTGGSSGGTAAVIAAGILPVGHASDGGGSIRIPAAHCGLFGLKPSRGRVPAGPGSLDGATGLSVNHVISRSVRDSALLLDLSAGPEFGSRVRPPSDAPRGYLEAMQKPERKLRIAIWRKNYFGIPVHADCLAAVDNAAKACEAMGHILEEAMPDLPVEEIFAGMGPAMSAGLLSGIEYREKQLGRAVREDEMEPLNWAALQAAKKATALELYRGRAGFDKAGQLIDAFLSKYDLILTPTTAVPAQMLGALRLDQPYQSYAAEAMNSSAFTSLFNISGHPAMSVPLHWTADNIPVGSHFVAPFGGEGRLLSLAAQLEQALPWAHSMPDLSALKA is encoded by the coding sequence ATGCAAGACAACGCAGCAGATGCAGAGCGCAGAAAATTTCTCATGGGTGCAGCAGCCACAGCTGCTACAGCCGTGGCAGTGACCTTGCCAGCGGCTCAAGCCAGCGCCAAGACTACGGTGCAGCCCAGCGCACAGGCCGATGTCATCACAATGGCTGCGCAAATTCGCAAAGGCGACGTGACGCCTCTGGAGGCGCTTGACGCAGCCATTGCCCGTGTTGAAGCCTTGCCCCGGCTCAATGCCGTGGTCATCAAGGACTATGAACAAGCCCGCGAGCACGCCAAGAAGATCTCGGCCATGGGCCGCGATGCGCGCAAGCAGGCGACGGACTCAGCGCCGCTGTGGGGACTGCCTTTTGTGCTCAAGGATCTGGGCATGAGCATGGCAGGCACCGTGACCAGCAATGGCTGCGCCTTCTTCAAAGATGCTGTTGCCACGCAGGACTCCACCTTGGTGGCGCGCTACAAGGCAGCCGGTCTCAACATCTTTGGCAAGACGGCCTCGCCTGAGTTCGGTATGACCACCACCACAGAGTCCAAGCTCTATGGCGCTACGCTCAATCCGTGGAATATCAAGCACACCACAGGCGGCTCGTCTGGCGGCACGGCCGCCGTGATCGCTGCGGGCATTCTGCCCGTGGGCCACGCCAGCGATGGTGGCGGCTCCATCCGCATTCCGGCTGCGCATTGTGGCCTTTTTGGCCTCAAGCCCAGCCGTGGTCGCGTGCCCGCTGGGCCAGGTTCGCTTGATGGTGCAACCGGTCTGTCGGTCAACCACGTCATCAGCCGCAGCGTGCGCGATAGCGCCTTGCTACTGGACTTGAGCGCAGGTCCTGAGTTTGGGTCGCGTGTGCGCCCACCTTCGGATGCACCGCGCGGCTATCTCGAGGCGATGCAAAAGCCAGAACGTAAGCTGCGCATTGCCATTTGGCGCAAGAATTACTTCGGTATTCCCGTTCATGCCGATTGTCTGGCTGCTGTTGACAACGCAGCCAAGGCCTGCGAAGCCATGGGTCACATTCTCGAAGAGGCCATGCCCGATCTGCCCGTGGAAGAAATCTTTGCCGGCATGGGGCCGGCCATGTCTGCAGGCCTGCTCAGCGGCATTGAATACCGTGAAAAGCAGCTGGGCCGTGCGGTGCGTGAAGACGAGATGGAGCCGCTCAACTGGGCTGCATTGCAGGCCGCCAAAAAGGCGACAGCGCTAGAGTTGTACCGCGGCCGCGCAGGTTTTGACAAGGCGGGGCAGCTGATTGATGCCTTTCTGTCCAAGTACGACTTGATTTTGACACCCACTACAGCTGTGCCTGCTCAGATGCTCGGCGCGCTGCGACTCGATCAGCCTTACCAGAGCTATGCCGCTGAAGCCATGAATTCCTCGGCCTTTACCTCGCTGTTCAATATCAGTGGTCACCCGGCCATGTCCGTGCCACTGCATTGGACTGCCGACAACATCCCTGTCGGCTCTCACTTTGTTGCGCCTTTTGGTGGCGAAGGGCGCTTGCTGAGTCTGGCGGCTCAGCTGGAGCAGGCTTTGCCGTGGGCGCATAGCATGCCTGATCTGTCTGCACTCAAGGCTTGA